A stretch of the Cydia amplana chromosome 6, ilCydAmpl1.1, whole genome shotgun sequence genome encodes the following:
- the LOC134648998 gene encoding 23 kDa integral membrane protein-like, with protein MKPRSIRCMKFFLTLFNIICILFGLILMAICVMNMRERKSRPDEQAALSRGVLSFLLTLGLCLVVTAVLGCIGALREHVKILYVHACFFIFLVSVEVVVGVGAAVLSAWVGGGSEMRIQFYRNSTIDDEVVSHRNYWDNLQSENQCCGVDGPQDYAIIHRDIPPSCCARAHGLREGGARRHLHATCLTDRSYYTRGCEEAMRQKKALKGNIFITTGVVFALLEILCIILALWMARTIRVERRKLQQNLQAHFEN; from the exons ATGAAGCCCCGCAGCATACGCTGCATGAAGTTTTTCCTCACATTAttcaatataatatgtatt CTTTTCGGTCTCATCTTAATGGCGATCTGCGTGATGAACATGCGTGAACGCAAGAGCCGCCCCGACGAGCAGGCAGCCTTGTCCCGAGGAGTGCTGTCTTTCCTTCTGACCCTGGGCTTGTGTCTCGTCGTTACTGCGGTGCTGGGCTGTATTGGAGCCCTTCGGGAGCATGTGAAGATATTATACGTG CATGCCTGCTTCTTCATATTCCTCGTATCAGTGGAGGTTGTAGTTGGGGTGGGGGCAGCCGTGCTCAGTGCCTGGGTGGGAGGGGGCAGCGAGATGCGCATACAGTTCTACCGCAACTCCACGATCGATGATGAAGTTGTCAGCCATCGGAATTATTGGGATAACTTGCAGTCAGAG AATCAATGCTGCGGTGTCGACGGCCCTCAAGACTACGCCATCATCCACCGTGACATCCCACCTTCTTGCTGCGCCCGCGCTCATGGTCTTCGAGAAGGTGGTGCTCGAAGACACCTTCATGCTACCTGCTTGACTGATCGGAGTTACTATACAAGGGGATGTGAGGAGGCGATGCGACAGAAGAAGGCCTTGAAAGGAAACATCTTCATTACTACTGGAGTTGTATTTGCTTTGCTAGAG ATACTCTGCATCATATTGGCGCTGTGGATGGCTAGAACAATACGAGTGGAACGTCGAAAGCTTCAGCAAAATCTACAAGCACATTTCGAAAACTAA